In a single window of the Nocardioides sp. L-11A genome:
- a CDS encoding ATP-binding protein gives MPSPQARWATTSLYLALRNAFLMGAIGFDVLLAVSVVVEGAGHRWLAPVLALTALATWLAWAGIVDRVPAWTSVWATFAVSTAAACVTSSAESVLLFVSIWMVHLATALPAVLLRGWNAFATHFVGCVGYSVAVAIVHPSWGPVIPQGQVVAGYGIMLALRAGVAVLAELAAGADARAAADEEQFARLAQRRVHGREVAENARILHDTAINTLAAIASGGGATRDLALVRERCAGDHRVLAALRAGAVGDAQRPFAAVDRIGIAVERSGLDETALAAELAGCSPVVRTALDRAAFELVQNAAKHAGTGSVRLEIHTVDGRLEIVIADDGVGFDPDMTPRRGLASSVFARAADAGVEVELRSSPGRGTTVVLRPPRPATASRSGIAESVDADALLAVVRSVRAGAVWLWATGLLLVGLCLELTNLAGRLTPTYGALGLGAVGVVLGWATRRVRTGPVRLLVDGILVGVVVASFALAVATSELGRVEPALWQVLADTGTLVLLRGVGGPHALRVGLVAHLTTGVVLGGVVWPDSGTAALIVVAGAAIGAYFLAGWLRFDRALGAIGRRLAENQRTVLRARVEEDLRVRSEELRESWRRAGLERVEVLLAGLASGELDPGDEQVRQDCGDEEFQLRKLIQLDPELIRLMPWLLQAVGAARERGVDLNVRSGAIEPSDQATVEGIGTTILAAVRSAERGEGVTASLYQLDSGKLSLILVAPHPLFAAAPADLGGAPVSVTTVGGMDMLEARLPV, from the coding sequence GTGCCGTCGCCGCAGGCGCGCTGGGCTACGACGAGCCTCTACCTGGCGCTGCGGAACGCGTTCTTGATGGGGGCCATCGGGTTCGACGTGCTGCTCGCGGTCAGTGTCGTGGTCGAGGGGGCCGGGCACCGTTGGCTGGCGCCGGTGCTGGCGCTGACCGCGCTCGCCACCTGGCTGGCGTGGGCCGGCATCGTCGACAGGGTGCCGGCCTGGACCTCGGTCTGGGCGACCTTCGCGGTCTCGACGGCTGCAGCGTGCGTGACGAGCTCGGCCGAGAGCGTGCTGCTCTTCGTCTCCATCTGGATGGTGCACCTCGCGACCGCGCTGCCTGCCGTACTGCTGCGCGGCTGGAACGCCTTCGCCACGCACTTCGTGGGTTGCGTCGGGTACTCGGTCGCGGTGGCGATCGTCCATCCCTCGTGGGGTCCGGTGATCCCGCAGGGTCAGGTCGTCGCCGGCTACGGGATCATGCTGGCGCTGCGCGCCGGTGTGGCGGTCCTCGCCGAGCTGGCCGCCGGCGCCGATGCCCGCGCCGCCGCCGACGAGGAGCAGTTCGCCCGTCTGGCCCAACGCCGCGTGCATGGGCGCGAGGTCGCCGAGAACGCCCGGATCCTGCACGACACGGCGATCAACACCCTGGCTGCCATCGCCAGTGGCGGCGGCGCGACGCGCGATCTCGCCCTGGTCCGAGAGCGCTGTGCCGGCGACCACCGGGTTCTGGCCGCGCTGCGTGCGGGCGCCGTCGGCGACGCGCAGCGGCCGTTCGCCGCCGTCGACCGGATCGGCATCGCGGTGGAGCGCAGCGGCCTCGACGAGACCGCGCTGGCCGCAGAGCTGGCGGGCTGCTCGCCGGTCGTGCGTACGGCGCTGGACCGGGCGGCGTTCGAGCTCGTCCAGAACGCCGCGAAGCACGCGGGCACCGGGTCGGTCCGCCTCGAGATCCACACGGTGGACGGTCGGCTCGAGATCGTGATCGCCGACGACGGCGTCGGCTTCGACCCGGACATGACACCGCGCCGTGGCCTGGCGAGCTCGGTGTTCGCACGCGCCGCCGACGCCGGCGTCGAGGTCGAGCTCCGCTCGTCGCCCGGCCGGGGAACGACCGTCGTGCTGCGCCCGCCGCGCCCCGCGACGGCGTCTCGAAGCGGCATCGCCGAGTCCGTCGACGCCGACGCGCTGCTGGCGGTCGTCAGGTCGGTGCGCGCGGGTGCGGTCTGGTTGTGGGCGACCGGCCTGCTACTGGTCGGTCTGTGCCTCGAGCTGACCAACCTCGCCGGACGGCTGACTCCGACGTACGGTGCGCTGGGCCTCGGCGCGGTGGGCGTGGTCCTCGGGTGGGCGACCCGACGGGTTCGGACCGGTCCGGTGCGCCTGCTCGTCGACGGGATCCTGGTGGGCGTGGTCGTGGCGTCCTTCGCGCTGGCCGTCGCGACCTCGGAGCTGGGGCGGGTCGAGCCGGCGCTGTGGCAGGTGCTGGCGGACACCGGCACGCTGGTCCTGCTCCGCGGCGTGGGTGGACCGCACGCGTTGCGCGTGGGCCTGGTCGCGCACCTGACGACCGGCGTCGTGCTCGGCGGCGTCGTGTGGCCCGACTCCGGCACGGCGGCGCTGATCGTGGTCGCCGGCGCTGCCATCGGCGCGTACTTCCTCGCCGGCTGGCTGCGCTTCGACCGGGCCCTGGGCGCGATCGGACGCCGGCTGGCCGAGAACCAGCGGACCGTCCTGCGGGCGCGCGTCGAGGAGGACCTGCGGGTGCGCTCGGAGGAGCTGCGGGAGAGCTGGCGCCGGGCCGGCCTGGAGCGGGTCGAAGTGCTGCTCGCCGGCCTCGCCTCGGGCGAGCTCGACCCCGGTGACGAGCAGGTCCGTCAGGACTGCGGCGACGAGGAGTTCCAGCTCCGCAAGCTCATCCAGCTGGACCCCGAGCTGATCCGGTTGATGCCCTGGCTGCTCCAGGCGGTGGGCGCCGCCCGCGAGCGCGGCGTCGACCTGAACGTCCGCAGCGGTGCCATCGAGCCCTCGGACCAGGCGACGGTGGAAGGGATCGGGACGACGATCCTCGCGGCGGTGCGCTCCGCCGAGCGCGGTGAGGGGGTGACGGCCTCGCTGTACCAGCTCGACAGCGGGAAGCTCTCGCTGATCCTGGTCGCCCCGCACCCGCTGTTCGCGGCCGCCCCGGCTGATCTCGGCGGCGCGCCGGTGTCGGTGACGACCGTCGGTGGCATGGACATGCTCGAGGCGCGGCTGCCCGTGTGA
- the thpR gene encoding RNA 2',3'-cyclic phosphodiesterase, with protein MPRIFTAVVPPDDAVEHLDAFLEPRRAAAPFRWTRPEHLHVTLAFMPAAAEHRIDGYVDRLAEVLDGIAPAELSLAGAVVFPNVAEGRVLATGVAGGTDILATASVRARNAAVACGIEVDGQQFRPHVTVARTGGRPTELTSWVRLLDAYAGPAWPLGSVRVVASHLGEGPRRSPRYEILAEIVL; from the coding sequence ATGCCGCGGATCTTCACCGCCGTCGTCCCTCCGGACGACGCCGTCGAGCATCTCGACGCCTTCCTCGAGCCCCGCCGCGCCGCGGCGCCCTTCCGCTGGACCCGGCCCGAGCACCTGCACGTCACCCTCGCCTTCATGCCGGCAGCGGCCGAGCACCGCATCGACGGGTACGTCGACCGGCTGGCCGAGGTCCTCGACGGCATCGCGCCCGCGGAGCTGTCGCTCGCCGGTGCCGTCGTCTTCCCGAACGTCGCCGAGGGCCGGGTGCTCGCCACCGGTGTCGCGGGTGGGACCGACATCCTCGCCACCGCCTCGGTCCGGGCGCGCAATGCCGCCGTGGCCTGCGGCATCGAGGTCGACGGCCAGCAGTTCCGGCCACACGTCACCGTCGCGCGCACGGGCGGGCGGCCCACCGAGCTGACCAGCTGGGTCCGATTGCTGGACGCCTACGCCGGACCGGCATGGCCGCTCGGGTCGGTCCGGGTGGTCGCCTCCCACCTCGGTGAGGGCCCGCGCCGCTCGCCGCGCTACGAGATCCTCGCCGAGATCGTCCTCTGA
- a CDS encoding Re/Si-specific NAD(P)(+) transhydrogenase subunit alpha, with amino-acid sequence MLIGIPRESKQGETLVAATAKTVTQLTNLGYDVIVESGAGDLADQPDSAFTEAGVRVGTTQEVWAADVVVKVNAPTDEEIGRLRRGATIISMMAPGRSPELLEKLQAQGVTALAMDAVPRISRAQSMDVLSSMANVAGYRAVVESAHEFGRMFTGQVTAAGKIPPARVFVVGAGVAGLAAIGAASAMGAVVRAFDVRPEVAEQVESMGAQFVHVDMEQEVSSDGYAKEMSAAQVAATAAMYDEEARAADIVITTALIPGRPAPSLLTAETVAGMRNGSVIVDMAAANGGNAAGTVADQKVVTANGVTILGYTDLAGRLAAQTSQLYGTNIVNLLKLLTPEKDGSLGLDFDDVVQRGITVVDGRDGAAAQITWPPPAVQVSAAPAAAPAAAAPVKEAKPPMSAGAKVGWVLGAIGVFWLINALAPTEDLRRHFTVLMLSIVIGYYVIGKVAHALHTPLMSVTNAISGVVVVGALVQVASDDKLVVGLSVVAILLASINVFGGFAVTRRMLSMFSKGA; translated from the coding sequence ATGCTGATCGGCATCCCGCGCGAGTCGAAACAGGGCGAAACCCTGGTAGCGGCGACCGCAAAGACCGTAACCCAACTGACCAACCTCGGCTACGACGTGATCGTCGAGTCAGGCGCCGGCGACCTCGCCGACCAGCCCGACAGTGCGTTCACCGAGGCCGGCGTGCGGGTCGGGACGACGCAGGAGGTGTGGGCCGCCGACGTCGTCGTCAAGGTCAACGCTCCCACCGACGAGGAGATCGGCCGGCTCCGCCGCGGCGCCACGATCATCTCGATGATGGCGCCGGGCCGCAGCCCCGAGCTGCTCGAGAAGCTGCAGGCGCAGGGCGTGACCGCGCTGGCCATGGACGCCGTGCCGCGGATCTCGCGCGCGCAGTCGATGGACGTGCTGTCCTCGATGGCGAACGTCGCGGGCTACCGCGCCGTCGTCGAGTCGGCCCACGAGTTCGGCCGGATGTTCACCGGTCAGGTCACCGCGGCCGGCAAGATCCCGCCGGCCCGCGTCTTCGTCGTCGGTGCCGGTGTCGCCGGCCTCGCCGCGATCGGCGCCGCGTCCGCGATGGGCGCCGTCGTCCGCGCGTTCGACGTGCGTCCCGAGGTCGCCGAGCAGGTCGAGTCGATGGGCGCGCAGTTCGTCCACGTCGACATGGAGCAGGAGGTCTCCTCCGACGGCTACGCCAAGGAGATGTCCGCCGCCCAGGTCGCCGCGACCGCCGCGATGTACGACGAGGAGGCGCGCGCCGCCGACATCGTCATCACCACCGCGCTGATCCCCGGGCGCCCGGCTCCCAGCCTGCTCACCGCCGAGACGGTTGCGGGCATGCGCAACGGCTCCGTGATCGTCGACATGGCCGCGGCCAACGGCGGCAACGCCGCCGGCACGGTCGCCGACCAGAAGGTCGTCACCGCCAACGGCGTCACGATCCTCGGCTACACCGACCTCGCCGGCCGCCTGGCCGCGCAGACGTCGCAGCTCTACGGCACCAATATCGTCAACCTGCTCAAGCTGCTGACCCCGGAGAAGGACGGCAGCCTGGGCCTGGACTTCGACGACGTCGTCCAGCGCGGGATCACGGTCGTCGATGGCCGGGACGGCGCGGCTGCGCAGATCACCTGGCCGCCGCCGGCCGTGCAGGTCTCCGCCGCTCCGGCCGCCGCGCCTGCCGCCGCTGCCCCCGTCAAGGAGGCCAAGCCGCCGATGTCGGCCGGCGCCAAGGTCGGCTGGGTCCTGGGCGCGATCGGCGTGTTCTGGCTGATCAACGCCCTCGCCCCGACCGAGGACCTGCGTCGCCACTTCACGGTGCTGATGCTGTCGATCGTGATCGGCTACTACGTCATCGGCAAGGTCGCGCACGCCCTGCACACGCCGCTGATGTCGGTCACCAACGCCATCTCCGGTGTCGTCGTGGTCGGCGCCCTGGTCCAGGTCGCCAGTGACGACAAGCTGGTCGTCGGCCTGTCCGTGGTCGCGATCCTGCTGGCCTCGATCAACGTGTTCGGTGGGTTCGCGGTCACGCGCCGCATGCTCTCGATGTTCAGCAAGGGAGCCTGA
- a CDS encoding TatD family hydrolase, with amino-acid sequence MSDKQGYDLVLQGGTVLDPANGRNEPADVAISGGTIAAIGPDLATDGAQVVDCAGSTVVPGLVEGHSHIFQDVSKVGAPADEAHLRRGVVAVADAGTAGASTFDAFRKVVVDANAIRVVNFLNVSVLGLIDFRFGELLNPDTLVVEDALEAAADHPGIVRGFKIRLSEDVVGHHWQALLKKSVSLAEQAGLPLMVHIGETEEPVPAVLDYLRAGDIVAHCYTGKPHGILDENGKVLPGVNAARERGVLFDSAHGKSNLSFDVAREAIADGFLPDILSSDTSARNWRGPVFDLVTSISKLRALGAPLDECIRRATIVPAQVLGLDGEGYGRLDVGGMANVTVLTETAEVTLPDASGNSIVAPRLEPTTVVHKGALVETTPWRGGASA; translated from the coding sequence ATGTCCGACAAGCAGGGGTACGACCTCGTTCTCCAGGGCGGCACCGTCCTCGATCCGGCCAACGGCCGCAACGAGCCCGCCGACGTCGCGATCAGCGGCGGCACGATCGCCGCGATCGGCCCGGACCTGGCCACCGACGGCGCGCAGGTCGTCGACTGCGCCGGCTCCACCGTGGTGCCCGGTCTCGTCGAGGGGCACAGCCACATCTTCCAGGACGTCTCGAAGGTCGGCGCTCCCGCCGACGAGGCCCACCTGCGCCGCGGCGTCGTCGCGGTCGCCGACGCCGGCACCGCGGGCGCCTCGACGTTCGACGCCTTCCGCAAGGTCGTGGTCGACGCCAACGCGATCCGCGTCGTCAACTTCCTCAACGTCTCGGTGCTCGGCCTGATCGACTTCCGCTTCGGCGAGCTGCTCAACCCCGACACCCTCGTCGTCGAGGACGCGCTCGAGGCCGCCGCCGACCACCCCGGCATCGTCCGTGGCTTCAAGATCCGGCTCTCCGAGGACGTCGTCGGCCACCACTGGCAGGCCCTGCTGAAGAAGTCGGTCAGCCTGGCCGAGCAGGCCGGTCTGCCGCTGATGGTGCACATCGGCGAGACCGAGGAGCCGGTGCCCGCCGTCCTCGACTACCTGCGCGCCGGCGACATCGTCGCCCACTGCTACACCGGCAAGCCGCACGGCATCCTCGACGAGAACGGCAAGGTGCTCCCGGGCGTCAACGCCGCCCGCGAGCGCGGCGTCCTCTTCGACTCGGCCCACGGCAAGAGCAACCTGAGCTTCGACGTCGCCCGCGAGGCCATCGCCGACGGCTTCCTGCCCGACATCCTCAGCTCCGACACGAGTGCCCGGAACTGGCGCGGCCCGGTCTTCGACCTGGTCACCAGCATCTCCAAGCTGCGCGCGCTCGGCGCACCGCTCGACGAGTGCATCCGCCGCGCGACCATCGTGCCGGCGCAGGTCCTCGGCCTCGACGGCGAGGGCTACGGCCGCCTCGACGTCGGGGGGATGGCGAACGTCACCGTCCTCACCGAGACCGCCGAGGTCACCCTGCCCGACGCCTCGGGCAACTCCATCGTCGCGCCGCGCCTCGAGCCGACCACCGTCGTGCACAAGGGCGCCCTCGTCGAGACCACGCCGTGGCGGGGTGGCGCGTCGGCGTGA
- a CDS encoding response regulator transcription factor gives MIRVAVIDNHESVREGVVSRVLAQDGLEVVASCTTVEEFATSGVGADVVILDLWLEDGASYDAIPLLARAGAAVLLYTSEQTAVPLRRAVALGAAGVLLKSDPLSTLVAAVSAAAEGEFCCSGPLAHALLTDAAVADLSARQVDILQALADGLPYPKAAQLLDISEGTLRTHLARTREKFRSIGIEAGNSNDLIRLAREQGHLTN, from the coding sequence GTGATCCGGGTGGCCGTCATCGACAACCACGAGTCCGTCCGCGAGGGCGTGGTCAGCCGCGTCCTCGCCCAGGACGGGCTCGAGGTCGTCGCGTCCTGCACCACCGTCGAGGAGTTCGCCACGTCCGGCGTGGGGGCGGACGTGGTGATCCTCGACCTCTGGCTCGAGGACGGCGCGTCGTACGACGCCATCCCGCTACTGGCCCGGGCCGGTGCCGCAGTGCTGCTCTACACCAGCGAGCAGACCGCGGTCCCCCTCCGCCGCGCCGTCGCCCTCGGCGCCGCGGGAGTGCTGCTCAAGTCCGACCCGCTGAGCACCCTGGTGGCCGCGGTCTCGGCCGCGGCGGAGGGCGAGTTCTGCTGCTCGGGCCCGCTCGCCCACGCGCTGCTCACCGACGCCGCCGTCGCGGACCTGTCCGCCCGGCAGGTCGACATCCTGCAGGCGCTGGCCGACGGACTGCCCTATCCGAAGGCGGCGCAGCTGCTCGACATCAGCGAGGGCACCCTGCGCACCCACCTGGCCCGCACCCGGGAGAAGTTCCGGAGCATCGGGATCGAGGCGGGCAACTCCAACGACCTGATCCGGCTGGCCCGGGAGCAGGGGCATCTCACCAACTGA
- a CDS encoding fumarylacetoacetate hydrolase family protein: MHAVTTEHGIGRVEGDEIALLATPFPDLGAVVEATGSLACLDDCAVTGRVPTDGTRLLAPLGRPRAMWGVGLNYRSKAAKAGRDLPAEPILYLAASSAMLSPDAEVPFPADATEQLDYEGEIAVVIGSRLHRAGPDQVWPAVAGITAANDMTARDVMKRTATPTLAKSFPGCNPLGSSVCSVDELADADAIPVRTWVNDDLRQEDTSAGMIFAIPDLVSRISWYAALEPGDVVLTGTPAGTGQDLDLFLAPGDRIRIEVGPVLPLVTTVGASTG, encoded by the coding sequence ATGCACGCGGTCACTACCGAACACGGGATCGGACGAGTCGAGGGCGACGAGATCGCCCTCCTCGCGACCCCGTTCCCCGATCTCGGCGCGGTCGTCGAGGCGACCGGCTCGCTCGCCTGTCTCGACGACTGCGCCGTCACCGGTCGGGTCCCGACCGACGGCACCCGGCTGCTCGCGCCGCTGGGCCGGCCCCGGGCGATGTGGGGCGTCGGACTCAACTACCGCTCCAAGGCGGCCAAGGCCGGGCGGGACCTGCCGGCCGAGCCGATCCTCTACCTGGCGGCGTCCTCGGCGATGCTCTCGCCGGACGCGGAGGTCCCGTTCCCGGCGGACGCGACCGAGCAGCTCGACTACGAGGGCGAGATCGCCGTCGTCATCGGCAGCCGCCTCCACCGCGCCGGACCGGACCAGGTCTGGCCGGCCGTCGCCGGCATCACCGCCGCCAACGACATGACGGCACGCGACGTGATGAAGCGGACGGCGACGCCGACGCTCGCGAAGAGCTTCCCCGGATGCAACCCGCTCGGCAGCTCGGTCTGTTCGGTCGACGAGCTCGCGGATGCCGACGCGATCCCCGTGCGGACCTGGGTCAACGACGACCTGCGCCAGGAGGACACCAGCGCCGGGATGATCTTCGCGATCCCCGACCTGGTCTCCCGCATCTCCTGGTACGCCGCGCTCGAGCCGGGCGACGTCGTGCTCACCGGCACCCCGGCCGGCACCGGCCAGGACCTCGACCTCTTCCTCGCCCCGGGCGACCGGATCCGGATCGAGGTCGGACCGGTGCTGCCGCTCGTCACCACCGTGGGCGCGTCGACCGGCTGA
- the pntB gene encoding Re/Si-specific NAD(P)(+) transhydrogenase subunit beta, translated as MDILSITGAAYIVAALLFILSLAGLSKHESARSGLTFGIVGMAVALVATVAAVIDVSEFIDDRALVIVLMLAAIAIGGAIGLWRAKIVEMTGMPELIALLHSFVGLAAVAIGWNGHILGSHESMDSLVNIHEAEVAIGIFIGAVTFTGSIVANLKLSAKMKSAPLMLPGKNVINIGSLVLFAILTAIYVSMDTHDNTSADILLGVLTLLALALGWHLVASIGGGDMPVVVSMLNSYSGWAAAASGFLLGNDLLIVTGALVGSSGAYLSYIMCKAMNRSFISVIAGGFGIEAPAGDDKDYGEHREIQADAVAELLSGASSVVITPGYGMAVAQAQYPVADLTAKLRAKGIDVRFGIHPVAGRLPGHMNVLLAEAKLPYDIVLEMDEINDDFPETDVVLVIGANDTVNPAASEDPSSPIAGMPVLEVWNAKDVIVFKRSMAAGYAGVQNPLFFRDNSQMLFGDAKDRVEDIVKALG; from the coding sequence ATGGACATCCTCTCCATCACCGGCGCGGCCTATATCGTCGCGGCGCTGCTGTTCATCCTGTCGCTGGCGGGCCTGTCGAAGCACGAGTCGGCGCGCAGCGGTCTGACCTTCGGCATCGTCGGCATGGCCGTCGCCCTCGTCGCGACCGTGGCTGCCGTCATCGACGTCAGCGAGTTCATCGACGACCGCGCGCTGGTCATCGTCCTGATGCTCGCCGCCATCGCCATCGGCGGCGCGATCGGCCTGTGGCGCGCGAAGATCGTCGAGATGACCGGGATGCCCGAGCTCATCGCGCTCCTGCACTCGTTCGTCGGTCTCGCGGCCGTCGCCATCGGCTGGAACGGCCACATCCTCGGCTCGCACGAGTCGATGGACAGCCTGGTCAACATCCACGAGGCCGAGGTCGCGATCGGCATCTTCATCGGTGCGGTCACCTTCACCGGCTCGATCGTCGCCAACCTCAAGCTGTCGGCGAAGATGAAGTCCGCCCCGCTCATGCTGCCGGGCAAGAACGTCATCAACATCGGCTCGCTGGTGCTGTTCGCGATCCTGACCGCGATCTACGTCTCGATGGACACCCACGACAACACCTCGGCGGACATCCTGCTGGGCGTCCTCACCCTCCTGGCACTGGCGCTGGGCTGGCACCTGGTCGCCTCCATCGGCGGCGGCGACATGCCGGTCGTGGTCTCCATGCTGAACTCGTACTCCGGCTGGGCCGCGGCCGCGTCGGGCTTCCTGCTCGGCAACGACCTGCTCATCGTCACCGGTGCGCTCGTCGGCTCCTCCGGTGCCTACCTGTCCTACATCATGTGCAAGGCGATGAACCGCTCGTTCATCTCCGTCATCGCCGGCGGCTTCGGCATCGAGGCCCCCGCGGGCGACGACAAGGACTACGGCGAGCACCGCGAGATCCAGGCCGACGCCGTCGCGGAGCTGCTCTCCGGCGCGTCCTCGGTCGTCATCACGCCGGGCTACGGCATGGCGGTGGCGCAGGCGCAGTACCCGGTCGCCGACCTGACCGCGAAGCTGCGGGCCAAGGGCATCGACGTCCGGTTCGGCATCCACCCTGTCGCGGGGCGTCTCCCGGGCCACATGAACGTGCTGCTCGCCGAGGCGAAGCTGCCCTACGACATCGTGCTCGAGATGGACGAGATCAACGACGACTTCCCGGAGACGGACGTCGTCCTGGTCATCGGTGCCAACGACACGGTCAACCCGGCCGCGTCGGAGGACCCGTCCTCGCCGATCGCCGGCATGCCGGTCCTCGAGGTCTGGAACGCCAAGGACGTCATCGTCTTCAAGCGCTCCATGGCCGCCGGCTACGCGGGTGTGCAGAACCCGCTGTTCTTCCGCGACAACAGCCAGATGCTGTTCGGCGACGCCAAGGACCGCGTCGAGGACATCGTCAAGGCACTCGGCTGA
- a CDS encoding aldolase/citrate lyase family protein — protein sequence MRTVHQLRRQVREGLTSGRRQVGTFVKLASPDVVELAGRAGLDLVVVDLEHSTLTEPDAIGLVRHAALCGIPALVRLPEVDAPLVARLLENGAAGIQLSTLRSAAEAARLRDACRFAPAGSRSVSLANRAAGFGEVPLADFLQIEAADPPLLVGQIETPVEEALADVVRGLDVAFVGTTDLAVSLGLPAPAELADAVGAVRSAAAEAGVAFGGWTGTLADADRLGLAAASYVLVSSDLQLLAHGLISLGAVVPVASEEEA from the coding sequence GTGAGGACCGTCCACCAGCTGCGGCGACAGGTCCGCGAGGGGCTGACGAGCGGGCGCCGACAGGTCGGCACCTTCGTCAAGCTCGCCTCCCCGGACGTCGTCGAGCTGGCCGGGCGCGCCGGGCTCGACCTCGTCGTGGTCGACCTGGAGCACTCGACGCTCACCGAGCCGGACGCGATCGGCCTGGTCCGGCACGCCGCCCTGTGCGGGATCCCCGCGCTGGTGCGGCTGCCGGAGGTCGACGCCCCGCTCGTCGCGCGCCTGCTGGAGAACGGCGCCGCCGGGATCCAGCTCTCCACCCTGCGCTCGGCGGCCGAGGCCGCGCGGCTGCGGGACGCCTGCCGCTTCGCGCCGGCGGGCTCCCGCTCGGTCAGCCTGGCCAACCGCGCGGCGGGCTTCGGGGAGGTCCCGCTCGCGGACTTCCTGCAGATCGAGGCCGCCGACCCGCCGCTCCTCGTCGGCCAGATCGAGACCCCCGTCGAGGAGGCCCTCGCCGACGTGGTCCGCGGCCTCGACGTCGCCTTCGTCGGCACGACCGACCTCGCCGTCAGCCTCGGCCTGCCCGCGCCCGCGGAGCTGGCGGACGCCGTCGGCGCCGTCCGCTCGGCCGCGGCCGAGGCGGGCGTGGCCTTCGGTGGCTGGACCGGCACCCTCGCCGACGCCGATCGGCTGGGCCTGGCCGCGGCGTCGTACGTGCTCGTGAGCTCGGACCTGCAGCTGCTCGCCCACGGCCTGATTTCCCTGGGGGCCGTCGTACCTGTCGCATCTGAGGAGGAAGCGTGA
- a CDS encoding VIT family protein, translated as MVDADVTGQAIGPHGDEPHEQGFNDRLNWLRAGVLGANDGIVSTAGIVLGVAGATSDRSAILVAGIAGLAAGAMSMAAGEYVSVSTQRDSEEALLAKERRELREDPDEELAELAGLYVDKGLDPDLALQVARQLTANDALAAHAEVELGIDPDDLTSPWKAAFASMLSFTIGALLPLLTIVLVTAEARVPVTVVAVVAALVLTGWLSARFGYGSPGRAVLRNVLGGLLAMAVTHGIGQLVGTQV; from the coding sequence GTGGTCGATGCGGACGTGACAGGACAGGCGATCGGGCCCCACGGGGACGAACCCCACGAGCAGGGCTTCAACGACCGGCTCAACTGGCTCCGTGCCGGTGTGCTCGGGGCCAACGACGGCATCGTGTCGACGGCCGGCATCGTGCTCGGCGTCGCCGGCGCCACGAGCGACCGCTCGGCCATCCTGGTGGCGGGCATCGCAGGACTGGCCGCGGGCGCGATGAGCATGGCCGCCGGCGAGTATGTCTCGGTCAGCACCCAGCGCGACTCCGAGGAGGCGCTGCTGGCCAAGGAGCGCCGCGAGCTGCGCGAGGACCCCGACGAGGAGCTCGCCGAGCTCGCCGGCCTGTACGTCGACAAGGGGCTCGACCCCGACCTGGCACTCCAGGTGGCGCGCCAGCTCACCGCCAACGACGCGCTGGCGGCGCACGCCGAGGTCGAGCTCGGCATCGACCCTGACGACCTCACCAGCCCGTGGAAGGCCGCCTTCGCGTCGATGCTGTCCTTCACCATCGGCGCGCTGCTGCCGCTGCTGACCATCGTCCTGGTGACCGCCGAGGCGCGGGTCCCCGTCACGGTCGTGGCGGTGGTCGCCGCGCTGGTGCTCACCGGCTGGCTGAGTGCCCGGTTCGGCTACGGCTCGCCCGGCCGCGCCGTGCTGCGCAACGTCCTCGGCGGCCTGCTCGCGATGGCGGTCACCCACGGCATCGGTCAGCTGGTCGGGACCCAGGTCTAG
- a CDS encoding cupin domain-containing protein produces MTALNPSLFGKVVNWDDLPQREIRPGVRRRIFATDEVLIAHHELEVGMTLNPHTHEDFDQLVFIASGRCHYYVAGTPHEMGPGSFLLVPRGAEHYVEPTEGPCVNIDYFVPPRADLLEKLELPI; encoded by the coding sequence GTGACCGCACTCAACCCGTCGCTGTTCGGCAAGGTCGTCAACTGGGACGACCTCCCCCAGCGGGAGATCCGCCCCGGTGTCCGGCGCCGGATCTTCGCCACCGACGAGGTCCTGATCGCCCATCACGAGCTCGAGGTGGGGATGACGCTCAACCCCCACACGCACGAGGACTTCGACCAGCTGGTCTTCATCGCCTCGGGGCGCTGCCACTACTACGTCGCCGGTACGCCGCACGAGATGGGCCCGGGTTCGTTCCTGCTCGTCCCGCGGGGCGCCGAGCACTACGTCGAGCCCACCGAGGGACCCTGCGTCAACATCGACTACTTCGTGCCGCCCCGCGCGGACCTGCTGGAGAAGCTCGAGCTGCCGATCTGA